One Triticum dicoccoides isolate Atlit2015 ecotype Zavitan chromosome 4B, WEW_v2.0, whole genome shotgun sequence genomic window carries:
- the LOC119293605 gene encoding uncharacterized protein LOC119293605: MSPSHARSSATFSSSLSHNIPPGKMAASPRPAPTATQQKVRAAFAKALSCWRGVPNADASVCPRILSTGRVPRALTDNSDVHGRRGALPCLFALSSSATIATALLSCSTSTHPRCDSIRLGICGEACLIALRFRTIFQNKLFSLATDLEVRSQLTPIVVQQLILEVSVRQNYVCNLISLQRGVFMG; the protein is encoded by the exons ATGAGCCCATCTCACGCACGATCGAGCGCGACCTTTTCTTCTTCTCTATCCCACAACATCCCACCGGGAAAGATGGCCGCGTCGCCCAGGCCAGCGCCCACGGCCACCCAGCAGAAGGTCCGGGCTGCCTTTGCCAAGGCGTTGAGCTGCTGGCGTGGCGTGCCCAATGCCGATGCCAGTGTGTGCCCCCGCATCCTCTCCACTGGCCGTGTCCCTCGCGCGCTGACGGACAACAGCGACGTCCACGGCAGAAGAGGAGCACTCCCGTGTTTATTCGCGTTGTCTTCCTCGGCGACGATTGCCACGGCGCTGCTGTCATGTTCTACATCCACACATCCCCGCTGTGATTCCATCAG ATTGGGCATATGTGGAGAAGCATGTCTGATTGCCCTTAGGTTCAGAACCATATTCCAAAACAAGCTATTCTCCTTGGCAACCGACCTGGAAGTGAGGTCACAGTTGACACCTATTGTCGTCCAGCAGCTGATACTTGAAGTCTCTGTGCGACAAAATTATGTCTGCAATCTGATCAGCTTGCAGCGTGGTGTGTTCATggggtag